One genomic region from Fulvitalea axinellae encodes:
- a CDS encoding DUF2147 domain-containing protein, producing MVKFYLIPILITTIFFINNIEKQLPQETIPQNQLIGKWQGPNGVVWSVRKEKEGYIALLADFGVHSGIPERDIHNSDPELRSRQCLNIFLATDIRKIGKLRWKSDSLYDPATGLDIHARLELIGDDQLKVTRYVFIPFFGESTYWTRLRE from the coding sequence ATGGTGAAATTTTACCTAATACCGATCCTAATCACAACTATATTTTTTATTAATAATATTGAAAAACAGCTTCCGCAAGAAACCATTCCCCAAAACCAACTAATCGGAAAATGGCAAGGTCCGAATGGAGTTGTCTGGTCCGTGCGTAAAGAAAAAGAAGGCTATATTGCGCTTTTGGCTGATTTTGGCGTACATTCGGGCATTCCGGAACGGGACATTCACAATAGCGATCCCGAGCTAAGGAGCCGTCAATGCCTAAATATTTTCCTGGCCACCGATATCCGGAAAATTGGCAAACTCCGCTGGAAAAGCGATTCCTTGTACGATCCCGCCACTGGCCTTGACATCCATGCCCGGTTGGAGCTCATCGGTGATGATCAATTGAAAGTCACAAGGTACGTGTTCATCCCATTCTTCGGAGAATCCACATATTGGACAAGACTTAGAGAGTAA
- a CDS encoding helix-turn-helix domain-containing protein — protein sequence MISSLTEPLLYISIAQTFFVTLLIVTKNQSNYTDRFLIGWLGCLGIGSVLNLLRLHYNTFFQPPPVVDTLLAVSNPLMLYYARSLVIPDYKFNRKEAYLLAPFIALVVGVASISFRRFVGLEPPGVAYGPNKVEFDTGKAILILTLVFAYVVFYSFQTFKAINSNQKHLEDNYSIKSEEVQLRWLKYVAIVMFASQIWIFFSLAFSWYFNENMGLYAGLRIAITTAGNVLLIYLLTYFGIKQPSLFSKYHHSLPEEAQKEEENAHAKLLNKTEAERYLAQLKVYMERDKPHIRPNLSAVELAEYLGISRHHLTELLNEHHGLNFYTFVNQYRIEEVKRKFDDRAYDHLTLLAIAYDSGFNSKSAFNLTFKQSTGQTPSAYRKQILAQRPENPS from the coding sequence ATGATATCGAGCCTGACAGAACCGCTGCTTTATATTTCCATTGCCCAAACATTTTTCGTGACGCTTTTGATCGTCACCAAAAACCAAAGTAACTACACGGACAGGTTCCTTATAGGGTGGCTCGGTTGCTTGGGAATAGGAAGCGTGCTGAACCTGCTTAGGCTCCATTACAATACTTTTTTCCAGCCACCACCCGTTGTTGACACCTTATTGGCCGTCAGTAACCCTTTAATGCTCTACTACGCGCGTAGTCTCGTTATTCCGGACTACAAGTTCAATAGGAAAGAAGCTTACCTTCTGGCGCCGTTTATAGCGTTGGTAGTGGGCGTTGCGTCCATTTCATTTCGCAGGTTTGTAGGTTTGGAGCCTCCGGGCGTAGCCTATGGGCCAAACAAAGTGGAATTTGATACGGGAAAAGCGATACTTATTCTGACCCTTGTGTTCGCTTATGTCGTGTTCTATTCTTTCCAGACTTTCAAAGCCATTAACAGCAACCAAAAGCATCTTGAAGACAATTATTCGATAAAGAGTGAGGAAGTGCAGCTCAGGTGGCTCAAGTACGTGGCTATCGTTATGTTCGCATCCCAGATTTGGATCTTTTTCTCCTTGGCCTTCTCTTGGTATTTCAATGAGAATATGGGCTTATACGCTGGCCTCCGGATTGCGATTACCACAGCTGGAAACGTTTTGCTGATTTACCTTCTGACATATTTCGGGATCAAACAGCCTTCACTTTTTTCCAAGTACCACCATTCACTGCCTGAAGAAGCCCAGAAAGAAGAGGAAAACGCTCACGCAAAGCTTCTGAACAAAACCGAAGCCGAACGGTACCTCGCGCAGTTGAAAGTGTATATGGAGCGTGACAAACCCCATATCCGCCCGAATTTATCGGCTGTAGAGTTGGCGGAGTACCTAGGCATATCCAGACACCACCTCACAGAGCTTTTAAACGAGCACCACGGCCTTAACTTCTATACATTCGTAAACCAGTACCGAATCGAGGAAGTGAAGCGTAAATTCGACGACAGAGCGTATGATCACCTTACTTTGTTGGCCATCGCTTACGATAGTGGCTTCAACTCCAAGTCAGCGTTCAATCTGACATTCAAACAAAGCACGGGACAAACGCCTTCCGCCTACCGGAAACAAATTTTGGCGCAAAGACCTGAAAACCCTTCGTAG
- a CDS encoding thioredoxin family protein, with translation MGIKTVTGYNFEHEIGKSGPSMVFAWGSWSSSSKTVAELIDSVEENFGEQINILTLDANQESDLVTHLGIKKVPELIFMIEGEVVDKIVGVPEKIDLFEKVHEIIVAESL, from the coding sequence ATGGGAATTAAAACAGTAACTGGATACAATTTCGAACACGAAATCGGAAAAAGCGGGCCAAGTATGGTCTTCGCTTGGGGCTCTTGGTCTTCCTCTTCCAAAACCGTAGCGGAACTGATAGATTCCGTCGAGGAAAATTTCGGCGAGCAGATCAATATCCTTACTCTGGACGCCAACCAAGAATCTGATCTTGTTACTCATTTGGGTATCAAAAAAGTTCCCGAATTAATTTTTATGATCGAAGGCGAAGTGGTTGACAAAATTGTTGGTGTACCTGAGAAAATCGATCTTTTTGAGAAAGTACACGAAATTATTGTCGCGGAATCTTTATAA
- a CDS encoding replication initiation protein, giving the protein MSSDEITESFNYKIVKDNKIINARESFTLLQQRIILLMCARIGYDDTEMNEYHVPIREVLGIPEGKPIGGGYDRVRKAAQGLAHSAIDIEEGDRWASYSFVTVAKGEKGKDFVTIKFSQEMKPFFLKLKSNYTYYLLKHVYNFSRSRFSLRIYELLIQYFPRIPKRTFKLEKLKDLLYVKGSYSRFSAFRTKVLEPAISEINEKSDIFVTYEFKREKRKYTDITFFVVKGEHYKAQEDGNKVEIPEKLSSESQTEKTATKKASAEKTQKNKVSESQTSIDFNQKQPEVSQAKKPHENQKRQHESQAPQAEKVGNDWLAPTLFSGMVQKYGEGLVRYTIDRINEKPNVKSKLGYLNKALLEGYYRNEYEDFARKDQLKRAMDRKKTLEEQRKSIESEFHEHYENAKISILKEHDTEDERFEYMSLVEFTDEYTFERRYLEEWRKSSPSEEARKFYGKWLLKKYGTKEDHDLKAFALTVHDFKNWK; this is encoded by the coding sequence ATGAGCTCGGATGAAATCACAGAGTCATTCAATTATAAAATCGTCAAAGACAATAAGATAATTAATGCCAGAGAGAGCTTTACCTTGCTCCAACAGCGCATTATACTGCTTATGTGCGCCAGAATAGGCTATGACGATACCGAAATGAACGAATACCATGTACCGATTAGGGAAGTTTTAGGAATCCCCGAAGGCAAACCGATCGGTGGTGGGTATGACAGAGTTAGGAAAGCAGCGCAAGGCCTGGCGCACAGCGCGATTGATATTGAGGAAGGTGACAGGTGGGCAAGTTACTCATTTGTTACAGTTGCGAAAGGCGAGAAAGGAAAGGACTTCGTTACTATTAAGTTCTCTCAAGAAATGAAACCTTTCTTTCTGAAACTTAAGAGTAACTATACGTATTATCTTCTCAAACACGTATACAACTTCAGCAGGTCAAGATTCTCTTTGAGGATTTATGAGCTTCTGATTCAGTATTTTCCCCGAATTCCGAAGAGGACTTTCAAATTGGAAAAATTGAAGGACTTGCTTTATGTGAAAGGAAGCTATTCCAGATTTTCGGCTTTCAGAACGAAAGTGCTGGAACCGGCGATTTCTGAAATCAACGAGAAGTCCGATATTTTTGTCACTTACGAATTCAAAAGGGAAAAAAGGAAATATACCGACATTACATTTTTTGTGGTGAAAGGCGAGCATTACAAAGCTCAGGAAGACGGTAATAAAGTTGAGATTCCTGAAAAGCTCTCCTCTGAATCTCAAACTGAAAAAACGGCGACAAAAAAAGCTTCGGCAGAAAAGACTCAAAAGAACAAGGTTTCGGAATCGCAAACCAGTATTGATTTCAATCAGAAACAACCAGAAGTAAGCCAAGCGAAAAAGCCTCATGAAAACCAGAAACGCCAACATGAATCCCAAGCTCCGCAAGCTGAGAAAGTAGGGAACGATTGGTTGGCCCCTACCCTATTTTCCGGGATGGTTCAGAAATACGGAGAGGGCTTGGTAAGATATACCATCGACCGTATAAACGAGAAGCCGAATGTCAAAAGCAAATTGGGATATCTGAATAAGGCTTTGTTGGAAGGGTATTACCGTAACGAGTATGAGGATTTCGCCAGAAAAGATCAGCTGAAAAGGGCGATGGATCGTAAGAAGACTTTGGAGGAACAGAGGAAAAGCATCGAGTCGGAATTTCATGAACATTATGAAAACGCCAAAATATCTATACTCAAAGAACATGATACGGAAGATGAAAGATTCGAGTATATGAGTTTGGTGGAATTTACTGATGAATACACTTTCGAAAGACGCTATTTGGAGGAATGGCGAAAAAGTTCCCCTTCTGAAGAAGCGAGAAAGTTTTACGGAAAATGGCTTTTGAAAAAATATGGAACGAAAGAGGACCACGATCTAAAAGCCTTCGCTTTGACAGTTCATGATTTTAAGAACTGGAAATAG
- a CDS encoding ParA family protein → MISNNDIIEFFKENDAISASVIEKKAGLSHSTISKALNGTRKLNKDHIRKLLPVLKQLGFDKEAYLCRTLAIVNNKGGVSKTTTVHSLGIRLAELGFKTLMIDLDNQSNLTANCGVEDSAFHILSPGMHPIDIQDNLQLIPCNMELDEAQEELVGEYDQWTRVRDILRPYKETYDFILLDTAPSLGIFTGNAVIASDEVLIPTQAQKNSVEGLNKVFRLVESVGEKFDHKPRVGGILITQYQNTSVQKMYAEILRERYGELLFDASIPLLTAVQQAVAMNVSIFEMDRKNAAVKAYLELTDELLED, encoded by the coding sequence ATGATCAGCAACAACGACATCATTGAGTTTTTCAAGGAAAACGACGCAATCTCAGCTTCAGTGATTGAGAAAAAAGCAGGGCTTTCTCACTCTACCATTTCCAAAGCCCTTAACGGCACTCGCAAGCTGAACAAGGACCATATCCGCAAACTCTTGCCGGTTCTCAAGCAACTTGGCTTTGACAAGGAGGCTTACCTCTGCAGAACTTTGGCTATAGTCAACAACAAAGGAGGGGTTTCAAAAACGACTACTGTACATTCTCTTGGGATTCGCCTCGCCGAATTGGGTTTTAAGACACTGATGATTGATTTGGATAATCAGTCCAACCTGACAGCTAACTGTGGCGTTGAGGACTCGGCCTTCCATATCCTGAGCCCTGGCATGCACCCGATAGACATTCAGGACAACTTACAGTTGATTCCATGTAACATGGAACTTGACGAAGCCCAAGAGGAATTAGTCGGTGAATATGACCAGTGGACACGCGTCCGTGACATCCTTCGCCCGTACAAAGAAACCTATGATTTCATATTGCTGGACACCGCCCCTAGTCTCGGTATCTTTACCGGTAATGCAGTCATCGCTTCGGATGAGGTCTTGATTCCTACCCAAGCCCAGAAAAACTCAGTAGAAGGCCTCAACAAGGTTTTCCGTCTGGTGGAAAGTGTAGGCGAAAAATTCGATCACAAGCCGAGAGTCGGCGGCATCCTGATCACTCAGTACCAAAACACAAGCGTACAAAAAATGTACGCCGAAATCCTTCGTGAACGCTACGGAGAATTACTGTTCGATGCTTCGATTCCGTTACTCACCGCAGTACAACAAGCGGTGGCCATGAACGTAAGCATTTTCGAAATGGATCGGAAAAACGCGGCCGTAAAGGCGTATCTAGAACTTACTGACGAATTATTGGAAGACTAA
- the aepX gene encoding phosphoenolpyruvate mutase — MKKTVYVGMSADIIHPGHLNIIKEASRLGVVTVGVLTDEAIASYKRLPYLDFEQRRMIVENLKGVEKVIPQTTLDYVPNLELEKPDFVVHGDDWKEGVQKETRQRVVDTISKWGGKVVDIPYTKGISSTRLNEKVKSIGTTPEIRMKRLRRLIQAKPIVRILESHSGLTGLIAENAKINVNGKDIEFDGMWSSSLTDSTSKGKPDIEAVDTTTRMHGLNDTFECTTKPVIYDGDTGGKVEHFVFTVRTLERHGVSAIVIEDKTGLKKNSLFGTEVPQVQDSIDSFCAKIRAGKMAQVTADFMVIARIESLILGKTVDDALERADAYVKAGADGVMIHSKEKSGMDIKEFCKRFRKVDPNTPIVVVPSTFNHIPESEFEEWGVNVVIYANHMLRAAYPAMLNVAKSILLNGRSYEANDQCMPIKEILELIPGTK, encoded by the coding sequence ATGAAAAAAACAGTTTACGTGGGAATGTCTGCCGACATTATCCATCCCGGTCACCTGAATATAATTAAAGAAGCCTCAAGGTTAGGTGTTGTTACCGTAGGAGTCTTAACCGACGAAGCTATCGCAAGTTATAAGCGTCTCCCGTACCTTGATTTTGAGCAACGAAGGATGATTGTTGAAAATCTGAAGGGTGTTGAGAAAGTAATACCTCAAACCACTTTGGACTATGTGCCGAATTTAGAGCTGGAAAAGCCTGATTTTGTTGTTCATGGCGATGACTGGAAGGAAGGCGTCCAGAAGGAAACAAGACAAAGAGTTGTTGATACCATCTCAAAGTGGGGAGGGAAAGTTGTAGATATTCCTTATACTAAAGGAATCTCGTCTACTAGATTGAACGAAAAAGTGAAATCAATCGGAACAACCCCTGAGATAAGAATGAAAAGGTTACGCAGGCTCATTCAGGCGAAACCTATCGTGAGGATTCTCGAGTCCCATAGTGGGCTTACGGGACTTATAGCTGAAAATGCCAAGATTAACGTAAATGGTAAGGATATCGAGTTTGACGGTATGTGGTCCAGTAGCCTTACGGATTCGACATCCAAGGGAAAGCCAGATATAGAGGCCGTTGACACCACAACCAGAATGCATGGCCTTAATGATACGTTTGAGTGCACGACCAAGCCGGTGATTTACGACGGCGATACAGGTGGGAAAGTAGAACATTTTGTGTTTACCGTAAGAACCCTTGAAAGACATGGTGTGTCTGCCATTGTAATTGAGGATAAGACAGGCTTGAAGAAGAACTCTCTGTTTGGGACCGAAGTACCGCAAGTACAGGATTCGATTGACAGTTTCTGCGCCAAGATCAGGGCCGGCAAGATGGCTCAGGTTACAGCAGATTTTATGGTTATTGCCCGCATCGAGAGTTTGATCTTGGGTAAGACTGTGGATGACGCCTTGGAGCGGGCCGACGCGTATGTCAAAGCCGGAGCGGACGGAGTGATGATTCACAGTAAAGAAAAGTCGGGGATGGACATAAAAGAATTTTGTAAACGATTCAGGAAGGTTGATCCAAATACCCCGATAGTGGTTGTGCCGTCCACATTTAACCATATCCCAGAGTCGGAGTTCGAGGAATGGGGCGTAAATGTTGTGATATACGCAAACCATATGTTACGGGCGGCTTATCCCGCAATGTTAAATGTGGCGAAATCGATACTGCTAAATGGCCGTTCTTACGAAGCCAATGATCAATGTATGCCCATTAAGGAAATATTGGAACTAATACCTGGCACAAAATGA
- the aepY gene encoding phosphonopyruvate decarboxylase translates to MINVASFYNCLLNQGVEFFTGVPDSLLKNICAYIKDHTVPERNIIAANEGASVALAAGYHMATGNIPMVYLQNSGLGNTVNPLLSLADEDVYKIPMLLMVGWRGEPGGKDEPQHVKQGKVTLDLLDAMGVPYKVLEQDSSKAEIQISELVDSIKATGIPHALVIKKSTFSDYKLKSLEEACALSMSRESAMKLVVDRLSPDDVVVSTTGKLSRELFEYREALGQGHEKDFLTVGSMGHCSAIALGIALEKPERAVYCFDGDGAVIMHAGNMATVGSLSPSNYRHIVFNNGAHESVGGQPTVGFEISIPEMALASCYKRAFSVETETELVEALEESGDIAGPVLIEIKVKIDSRKDLGRPTSSPKENKDLFMKFIR, encoded by the coding sequence ATGATAAATGTAGCGTCTTTTTATAACTGCCTCCTAAATCAGGGGGTAGAGTTTTTTACCGGGGTCCCAGATTCGTTACTTAAGAATATTTGCGCTTACATAAAGGACCATACCGTACCGGAGCGGAACATTATTGCGGCAAATGAGGGGGCTTCGGTGGCGCTTGCGGCGGGCTACCATATGGCTACCGGTAATATCCCGATGGTTTATCTGCAAAATTCGGGGTTGGGAAACACCGTGAACCCTTTACTTTCTTTAGCTGACGAGGATGTCTACAAGATTCCGATGCTATTGATGGTAGGTTGGAGAGGGGAGCCAGGGGGTAAGGATGAGCCCCAACACGTAAAACAAGGTAAAGTCACGCTTGACCTCCTTGATGCGATGGGGGTGCCTTATAAGGTTTTGGAACAAGACTCTTCAAAGGCGGAGATTCAAATCTCGGAATTGGTTGATTCCATTAAAGCGACAGGAATCCCTCATGCGCTCGTAATCAAAAAATCTACTTTTTCCGATTACAAGCTGAAAAGCTTGGAGGAGGCGTGTGCGTTATCCATGAGCCGGGAGTCCGCGATGAAGCTAGTCGTAGACAGGTTGTCACCTGACGATGTTGTTGTTTCCACAACGGGTAAATTGTCTCGTGAATTATTCGAATACAGGGAGGCTTTAGGACAAGGCCACGAGAAGGATTTCCTGACGGTCGGGTCAATGGGGCATTGCTCGGCCATCGCGTTGGGTATTGCCTTGGAAAAACCGGAACGCGCGGTGTACTGTTTTGACGGTGACGGAGCGGTGATTATGCACGCCGGAAACATGGCGACTGTTGGCTCCCTTTCCCCTAGCAATTACAGGCATATTGTTTTTAATAACGGAGCCCATGAGTCGGTAGGTGGACAACCCACCGTTGGGTTTGAGATTAGTATTCCGGAAATGGCTTTAGCGTCCTGCTACAAGAGGGCTTTCTCGGTAGAGACAGAGACGGAATTGGTAGAGGCTTTGGAAGAGAGTGGGGATATTGCGGGTCCGGTACTGATTGAGATAAAAGTGAAAATCGATTCGCGTAAGGACTTGGGAAGACCTACGAGCTCCCCAAAGGAGAATAAGGATCTTTTCATGAAGTTTATTCGGTAG
- a CDS encoding phosphonoacetaldehyde reductase → MEQISVVERGAIRFLGEYLDRYSPKNIFLVTGQKSFEVSGAKAKLDAILSKYNVRRFSDFETNPKIEDIEKGLAILGLGEYDLVVAIGGGSVIDVAKMISFFAGSEGDIVGGEYKEGTRLPLVAIPTTAGTGSEATHFAVVYKNGVKYSVANEKMLPEVAIVDSELSYNAPEYLGACAGFDALSQAMEAFWNVNSTEESDQYSEESMRLLRDNLVLAVRNNSNDSKDLVSKASFLAGKAINITKTTAAHAMSYPFSIHYGYPHGHAVALILPELVPYNYEVAETSLNDPRGVGYVKAKIDRMVNILGCESVAGLKDWLENVKRYLGLTLKEGEVDQNLLLRGVNAQRAKNNPRKVDFRELLRVCLERGG, encoded by the coding sequence ATGGAGCAAATAAGTGTAGTTGAACGAGGAGCCATCAGGTTTTTGGGCGAGTACCTTGACAGGTATTCGCCTAAGAACATTTTTTTGGTGACTGGGCAAAAATCATTTGAGGTCTCAGGCGCAAAGGCCAAGCTAGACGCAATACTATCAAAGTATAACGTACGCCGTTTTTCTGATTTTGAGACCAATCCTAAAATCGAGGATATTGAAAAAGGGTTGGCTATACTGGGCCTGGGTGAATATGATTTGGTGGTGGCAATAGGAGGCGGAAGCGTGATTGACGTTGCTAAGATGATCAGTTTTTTTGCGGGAAGCGAAGGGGATATTGTTGGTGGCGAATATAAGGAAGGCACTAGACTCCCTTTAGTCGCCATCCCCACTACCGCAGGCACTGGTAGCGAAGCGACACACTTTGCGGTCGTCTACAAAAACGGCGTTAAGTACTCTGTGGCAAATGAGAAAATGTTGCCGGAGGTGGCTATCGTGGATTCGGAGCTTTCTTATAATGCCCCGGAATATTTGGGGGCTTGTGCCGGTTTCGACGCGCTTTCCCAGGCAATGGAAGCGTTTTGGAATGTCAATTCCACCGAGGAGTCGGACCAATATTCCGAGGAGTCGATGAGGCTTTTGCGTGATAATCTGGTTTTGGCTGTTCGGAATAATTCGAACGATTCCAAAGACTTGGTTTCGAAAGCGTCTTTTTTGGCGGGGAAAGCGATCAACATAACCAAGACAACGGCGGCCCATGCGATGTCCTATCCTTTCTCGATCCATTATGGGTACCCTCACGGGCATGCCGTGGCTTTGATATTACCCGAATTGGTCCCGTATAATTACGAGGTGGCTGAAACTTCGCTGAACGACCCTCGAGGAGTCGGCTATGTTAAGGCTAAGATTGACCGGATGGTCAATATCCTTGGGTGCGAGTCTGTGGCGGGGTTAAAGGATTGGTTGGAAAACGTTAAGAGATATCTTGGCCTAACCTTGAAAGAAGGGGAAGTAGACCAAAACCTCCTGTTGCGGGGGGTGAATGCGCAACGGGCTAAGAATAATCCGAGAAAGGTTGACTTTCGAGAATTGTTGCGGGTATGTCTAGAAAGAGGGGGATGA
- a CDS encoding LicD family protein: MAKDYKKIFPDTRNEGNTELEKLQSTLTRMLCIFDDVCKEHNLTYWLDCGTLLGAVRHKGFIPWDDDVDLAMPRKDYERLKEIADDVLPKEIYFQTNKRDTAYRYYWAKLRDRKSIAMERWERNNEGKYHMGIMIDIFPYDYIKHPKSYFFFKNWFVCQFKNKTFNFLMRIIRGILVFSFRKKNVIKFANWFYGRNKDTKYFGKGYDSPFRSVYEVQDILPVKKIPFGKYEFCVPNNTNKYLTSLYGDYMTPPSIEEQKSSAHFLKFDVNKPCLFEEKLRKEGK, translated from the coding sequence ATGGCCAAAGACTATAAAAAGATATTCCCAGATACAAGAAACGAAGGGAATACAGAATTGGAGAAACTCCAATCCACATTAACTCGAATGCTGTGCATCTTTGATGATGTATGCAAAGAGCATAACCTTACCTATTGGCTCGACTGTGGTACTCTTCTGGGGGCAGTTCGCCACAAAGGCTTTATACCTTGGGATGATGACGTTGACCTAGCAATGCCTCGCAAAGACTACGAGCGACTTAAAGAGATCGCCGATGATGTTTTGCCTAAAGAAATATATTTCCAAACTAATAAGCGTGATACCGCTTATCGCTATTATTGGGCCAAGCTCCGTGATCGGAAAAGCATTGCGATGGAACGCTGGGAGCGCAATAACGAAGGGAAATACCATATGGGAATCATGATTGATATTTTCCCCTATGATTATATCAAGCATCCTAAAAGTTACTTCTTCTTTAAGAATTGGTTTGTGTGCCAATTTAAGAATAAGACTTTCAATTTCCTGATGAGAATCATCCGTGGAATTCTTGTCTTTAGCTTTAGGAAAAAAAATGTAATCAAGTTTGCCAATTGGTTTTACGGCAGGAATAAGGATACCAAATACTTTGGAAAAGGCTATGACAGCCCCTTCCGATCTGTTTATGAAGTCCAGGATATTTTACCTGTTAAGAAAATTCCATTCGGGAAATATGAATTTTGTGTTCCGAACAACACTAATAAATACCTCACTTCACTGTATGGAGATTATATGACGCCACCGTCAATCGAAGAGCAAAAGTCAAGTGCGCACTTCCTGAAATTCGATGTAAATAAACCTTGTCTCTTCGAAGAGAAGCTTCGAAAGGAAGGAAAATAA